In Deinococcus sp. QL22, the following are encoded in one genomic region:
- a CDS encoding metallophosphoesterase: MRVAVISDVHGNAFALDAVLAELRQASPDLILNLGDQVEGVADPAQAAEVQAELASAGALEVRGNNEEKLWPEGRRSALSRSFGEWLSGQVDAPALARLAALPLTVSALDGELLACHGTPDSAWHSLLWEWQPEGAGPHGQSGRGFYRSRDPRRVLRQLEPLYLGGRGTGVVVCGHTHRPGATRVGNILLVNAGAVSDQVDGDPRARWTLLERRAGAWSVNFCAVPYDVEAAVRWAETHSPFGAFVGGMLRNATFDGRGVGEGR; encoded by the coding sequence GTGCGTGTGGCAGTGATTTCGGATGTGCATGGCAATGCGTTTGCGCTGGACGCCGTGCTGGCAGAGCTTCGGCAGGCTTCTCCTGACCTGATCCTCAATCTGGGCGATCAGGTGGAGGGGGTGGCCGACCCGGCGCAGGCCGCAGAAGTACAGGCTGAACTCGCTTCCGCCGGGGCGCTGGAAGTGCGCGGCAACAACGAGGAAAAGCTCTGGCCGGAGGGTCGCCGCTCGGCCCTGTCGCGCTCCTTTGGCGAGTGGCTGAGCGGGCAGGTGGACGCCCCCGCTCTGGCACGCCTGGCTGCCCTGCCTCTCACGGTTTCTGCGCTGGACGGCGAACTGCTGGCCTGTCACGGCACCCCCGATAGCGCGTGGCACAGCCTGCTCTGGGAATGGCAGCCTGAAGGGGCAGGCCCGCATGGTCAAAGTGGCAGGGGCTTTTACCGCTCCCGTGACCCGCGCCGGGTGCTGAGGCAGCTCGAACCACTGTATTTGGGGGGGCGGGGCACGGGCGTGGTGGTTTGCGGCCACACCCACCGCCCCGGCGCAACCCGTGTGGGCAACATACTATTGGTCAATGCTGGAGCCGTCAGCGATCAGGTAGATGGCGATCCCCGCGCCCGCTGGACACTGCTGGAGCGGCGTGCAGGCGCGTGGTCGGTGAATTTTTGCGCCGTGCCCTATGACGTAGAGGCCGCCGTGCGCTGGGCCGAAACCCATTCTCCGTTCGGAGCCTTTGTGGGCGGCATGCTCCGCAACGCCACCTTTGATGGGCGCGGAGTGGGGGAGGGGCGTTGA
- a CDS encoding IS630 family transposase (programmed frameshift), with protein sequence MTDHWRPSHLTRAQLEERRLHFLQLLETQQHSSKELAEFLGVSMSTLRTWRQRLRQQGSDALQATVTTGRAPALSPEQRETLKRLLNEGAQVHGFPDVSWTTLRVRDVIGRQFNIWHHRDHVRRILHQLGFSRQKPDKRALEQNPEAVATWIQTTVPELKKKLAAGATLVFLDEVGFSLKGTVKQTWALRGQTPVVFAKASWDKVSTLGAITSAGQFLQHTQQGAFTGPQVIRFFQHLLTHIPGDLLVVLDNASIHKTKAVTAFVAAETRLSLSYLPPYAPELNPIELVWAYVKRNILGNFCAQTLKVLKARLRVGWQRVRYIRLPKQLLHSYLPS encoded by the exons GTGACCGACCATTGGCGACCCTCGCACCTTACGCGAGCTCAACTTGAAGAACGTCGACTGCACTTCCTCCAGCTGCTCGAGACCCAGCAGCATAGTTCCAAAGAGCTGGCTGAGTTCCTAGGGGTCTCGATGAGTACCCTCCGCACTTGGAGACAACGCCTGCGGCAGCAGGGGTCAGACGCCCTGCAGGCCACCGTCACTACGGGGAGAGCGCCGGCGCTCTCCCCAGAGCAACGGGAGACGCTGAAGCGCCTCCTCAACGAAGGGGCGCAGGTTCACGGCTTCCCGGACGTGAGTTGGACGACGCTCCGGGTCAGGGACGTCATCGGTCGTCAGTTCAACATCTGGCATCATCGCGATCACGTCCGCAGAATCTTGCACCAGCTAGGTTTTTCTCGTCAGAAACCCGATAAACGCGCTCTGGAACAGAACCCAGAAGCCGTGGCGACTTGGATCCAAACCACGGTTCCGGAACTGAAAAAAAAGT TAGCTGCGGGCGCGACTTTAGTCTTTCTCGACGAAGTGGGGTTCAGTTTGAAAGGCACCGTGAAGCAGACGTGGGCTCTGCGTGGGCAGACTCCGGTGGTCTTCGCCAAAGCCAGTTGGGACAAGGTGTCCACCCTAGGGGCGATCACCAGTGCCGGCCAGTTTCTGCAGCACACGCAGCAGGGGGCCTTCACAGGCCCCCAGGTAATTCGCTTCTTTCAACACCTCTTGACGCACATTCCAGGCGATCTCCTGGTGGTGTTGGACAATGCCAGCATCCATAAAACGAAGGCCGTCACGGCCTTCGTTGCTGCTGAAACACGGCTGTCCTTGTCGTATCTGCCGCCATACGCTCCGGAACTGAATCCTATTGAACTCGTCTGGGCCTACGTGAAGCGCAATATTTTAGGCAATTTCTGCGCGCAAACCTTGAAGGTGTTGAAGGCACGACTCCGGGTCGGTTGGCAGCGCGTTCGATATATCCGGCTGCCAAAACAGCTGCTTCATAGCTACCTTCCGTCGTAA
- a CDS encoding transposase family protein, with amino-acid sequence MNRKQFRRRTGVSPETFAEMEEVLTLREGRKKKSGRPAALSVAEQLLMTLEFWREYRTFAHLGDDWGVHETTVHRTVQRVEAALIASAHFQMPKKRVFQEAQLVYSIVAIDASEVPCERPKKSRAVGTAGRRSAIP; translated from the coding sequence ATGAACCGCAAGCAGTTTCGTCGACGCACCGGGGTTTCCCCGGAAACGTTTGCCGAGATGGAAGAGGTGCTGACCCTCCGCGAAGGACGGAAGAAGAAATCTGGCCGCCCAGCCGCGCTGAGCGTGGCTGAACAGCTGCTGATGACCCTAGAATTCTGGCGTGAGTATCGAACCTTTGCACACCTGGGTGACGATTGGGGTGTGCATGAAACCACCGTGCACCGCACGGTGCAACGCGTGGAAGCGGCATTGATCGCCAGTGCGCACTTCCAGATGCCCAAGAAACGCGTATTTCAGGAAGCGCAGCTCGTCTATAGCATTGTCGCGATTGATGCTTCTGAGGTCCCGTGTGAACGGCCCAAAAAAAGCAGGGCGGTTGGTACAGCGGGAAGAAGAAGCGCCATACCCTGA
- a CDS encoding transposase family protein → MLMCTVTQRILGTATSAGAVHDLKLFRQSGVRLPNETALIGDAGYQGLWRSHGHAITTHKATRASPLSAEQRQDNRVLAQTRQGIEHVIRRMKIFRVLKGVYRHRRRRFALRVQLIAALCNLTRARPA, encoded by the coding sequence GTGCTGATGTGCACGGTGACACAGCGCATCCTGGGCACCGCCACGAGTGCTGGGGCCGTTCATGATCTGAAGCTGTTCCGTCAGTCTGGCGTGCGGCTGCCCAACGAGACGGCGCTGATCGGGGACGCTGGATACCAGGGACTCTGGCGGAGCCACGGGCATGCCATCACCACCCATAAGGCGACGCGAGCGTCGCCTCTGTCAGCCGAACAGCGCCAGGATAATCGTGTGCTGGCGCAGACCCGGCAGGGGATCGAGCATGTCATCCGTCGCATGAAAATCTTCCGCGTGTTGAAGGGCGTGTACCGACATCGGCGACGTCGGTTTGCACTCCGGGTTCAGCTGATCGCTGCGCTCTGTAACCTCACCCGCGCACGTCCCGCCTGA
- a CDS encoding ribbon-helix-helix protein, CopG family, translating to MKEQRVNIRLDSKLLEELKAYAAANDKAYSMVIREAVRQHIRGGKQ from the coding sequence ATGAAAGAGCAGAGAGTAAACATAAGATTGGACAGCAAACTACTAGAAGAACTCAAGGCATACGCGGCTGCTAACGATAAGGCATACAGCATGGTTATCAGGGAAGCAGTGAGGCAGCACATTAGGGGAGGTAAACAGTGA
- a CDS encoding helix-turn-helix domain-containing protein, producing the protein MTKGKNDGFFMIDNNVVDGGTLAAMSGSTTKIYIALVRFSNSGKSTAWPSYSKLRECAGLGSDSSVKKGIDELVKLGVVSMSSQGNNLKSTANTYKVVSLGVKSHNPSAAVSTPVLTHPALLGNSVDTTPVELAEAVAVAPAGGDGESAECANEAVKDMDALMMLAGEIYDLAVTANYTTITSIDKDKWLSSYERLAYDYYDQTMQALQQRQQSLILRFAN; encoded by the coding sequence ATGACTAAAGGTAAGAATGATGGATTCTTTATGATAGATAACAATGTGGTAGATGGTGGAACTCTAGCGGCTATGAGTGGATCAACAACAAAGATCTATATAGCGCTGGTGAGGTTCAGTAACAGTGGTAAGAGTACGGCATGGCCTAGTTACTCTAAACTGCGGGAATGCGCTGGGTTAGGCAGCGACAGCAGTGTAAAGAAAGGTATTGATGAACTTGTGAAGTTGGGTGTAGTTAGCATGTCGAGTCAAGGTAACAACCTGAAGAGTACGGCTAACACGTACAAAGTGGTAAGTCTGGGTGTAAAGAGTCATAACCCATCGGCGGCTGTATCAACACCTGTACTAACTCACCCTGCTCTATTGGGTAACTCAGTGGACACAACACCTGTGGAGTTAGCTGAGGCGGTAGCAGTAGCACCTGCTGGTGGTGATGGTGAGTCTGCTGAGTGTGCGAATGAAGCTGTAAAAGATATGGATGCTTTGATGATGCTTGCTGGAGAGATTTATGATTTAGCTGTGACGGCTAACTATACAACAATTACGTCTATCGACAAAGATAAGTGGTTAAGTTCATACGAGAGATTAGCTTATGATTACTATGATCAGACAATGCAAGCGCTACAGCAGAGACAACAAAGCCTAATTCTGAGGTTTGCTAACTAA